One genomic segment of Desulfomicrobium sp. ZS1 includes these proteins:
- a CDS encoding PAS domain-containing sensor histidine kinase has protein sequence MASRKSLFRRLSLSLGLLSTVIILVVSTLVFFFLSWRVGNQMQERAENTITFLAQALETPFWALDRESAAAVAEATSMDVNVGLLELRDSRGEEWFGYNTGNSLFIIREAEVSHDGQVIGFIRLGLEDSVRQKSLAGIGLAGGGIALLVIIAQYCLAKRLLRHYFQHPFAALDSLVGAYARGNYTQVDPGVYYTEFEPLVNAFLGMGQTIERQVSTLAESEEKYRVIFDNSPVGIFRSTLDGELLEGNVALGHMFGYSSREDFLASNGLRVEPVYADSSAREAYLRELLASPKALSREMKFVRKDGMYFEGVLTASIQQDADGRPVFLNGVVEDVSARKQAEERLRQSEEKFSRLFRLSPDVIVVMNMTEGRIVDVNEAFSRLTGFAYHEAVGKTAQELGLYTDPAMREFVRRRMQTTGQIDNVDFSLGCKDGRTISCVLSSQLLTVGDESCVMAVLRDVTEFKRMQELMIQSEKMISVGGIAAGVAHEINNPLGIIMVSSQNLVQRTRPDFPKNIEVAENIGLDMNLFDRYMQVRGLYDFVKNIQDAAVRAADIIRHMLDFSRRSESRRTTCDLRSVIKRATHLAGNDFDLKKSYDFKQIEIFWECDDNFPVVSCTETEIEQVFLNLFRNAAQAMASAQPQIVEPRIVVRMKAEADRVVLEVEDNGPGMPPEVQRRAFEPFFTTKPPGVGTGLGLSVSYFIITRSHDGQMRLESRPGQGTRFIIELPLSGPGPQKEDECIHDS, from the coding sequence ATGGCTTCCAGGAAATCCCTCTTCAGGCGGCTCTCTCTTTCTCTTGGTCTCTTGAGCACGGTCATCATCCTTGTCGTTTCGACGCTGGTTTTCTTTTTTCTTTCGTGGCGGGTGGGCAATCAGATGCAGGAACGGGCCGAGAACACCATCACATTTTTGGCTCAGGCTCTGGAGACGCCGTTCTGGGCCTTGGACCGGGAAAGCGCGGCCGCAGTGGCAGAGGCTACGAGCATGGACGTCAACGTCGGGCTTCTGGAATTGCGGGACTCCCGGGGCGAGGAATGGTTTGGCTACAACACGGGCAATTCTCTCTTCATCATCCGCGAGGCCGAGGTCAGCCATGACGGGCAAGTTATCGGTTTTATCCGTCTGGGCCTGGAGGATTCCGTTCGACAAAAGTCATTGGCCGGCATTGGTCTTGCCGGCGGCGGCATAGCGCTGCTTGTCATTATTGCGCAGTATTGCCTGGCCAAAAGGCTCCTGCGCCATTATTTCCAGCATCCTTTTGCGGCTTTGGATTCCCTGGTCGGTGCCTATGCCCGCGGGAATTACACTCAGGTCGATCCCGGCGTTTACTATACGGAGTTCGAGCCGCTGGTGAATGCATTTTTGGGCATGGGGCAAACCATCGAACGGCAGGTGAGCACCCTGGCCGAGAGCGAAGAGAAATACCGGGTGATTTTTGATAATTCCCCTGTAGGAATCTTCCGCTCGACGCTGGATGGAGAGCTGCTGGAAGGCAATGTCGCCCTGGGGCACATGTTCGGCTATTCTTCCCGGGAAGACTTTTTGGCCTCCAACGGGCTTCGAGTCGAACCTGTCTATGCGGATTCTTCCGCTCGCGAGGCATATTTGCGGGAGCTTCTGGCTTCCCCGAAGGCTCTGAGCAGGGAGATGAAGTTCGTGCGCAAGGATGGTATGTATTTCGAGGGAGTGCTGACCGCGTCGATTCAGCAGGACGCGGATGGCCGTCCGGTTTTTTTGAACGGCGTGGTCGAGGATGTCAGCGCCCGCAAGCAGGCCGAGGAACGTCTGCGGCAGTCGGAAGAGAAGTTTTCGCGTCTGTTCAGGCTTTCGCCCGACGTCATCGTTGTCATGAATATGACTGAAGGGCGGATCGTCGACGTCAATGAGGCCTTCAGCCGCCTGACGGGCTTCGCCTACCACGAGGCCGTGGGCAAGACCGCACAGGAGCTTGGCCTGTACACCGATCCTGCCATGCGCGAGTTTGTGCGGCGGCGTATGCAGACCACTGGGCAGATCGACAACGTCGATTTTTCTCTTGGCTGCAAGGACGGAAGAACCATCTCCTGTGTGCTTTCGAGCCAGTTGCTGACAGTGGGCGACGAGTCCTGCGTCATGGCCGTGCTGCGTGACGTGACGGAATTCAAGCGCATGCAGGAGCTCATGATCCAGAGCGAGAAAATGATCTCGGTCGGCGGCATCGCTGCGGGTGTGGCCCACGAGATCAACAACCCGCTTGGCATCATCATGGTTAGCAGCCAGAATCTCGTGCAGAGAACGAGGCCTGATTTTCCCAAGAATATCGAGGTGGCCGAAAATATCGGTCTCGATATGAATCTGTTTGACCGGTACATGCAGGTCAGGGGCCTGTATGACTTCGTCAAAAACATCCAGGATGCGGCCGTGCGAGCCGCGGACATCATCCGTCACATGCTTGATTTCAGCCGTCGCAGCGAATCACGGCGCACGACTTGCGATCTGCGCAGCGTCATCAAACGGGCCACGCATTTGGCGGGTAATGATTTTGATCTCAAGAAAAGTTATGATTTCAAGCAAATAGAAATTTTCTGGGAGTGTGATGACAATTTTCCTGTCGTCAGTTGCACGGAAACCGAAATAGAACAGGTGTTTTTGAACCTGTTCCGAAATGCGGCCCAGGCCATGGCCTCGGCCCAGCCTCAGATCGTGGAGCCGCGCATCGTGGTGCGCATGAAGGCCGAGGCCGATCGCGTGGTGCTGGAGGTGGAGGACAACGGACCCGGCATGCCGCCCGAAGTGCAGCGCCGGGCCTTTGAGCCGTTTTTTACGACCAAGCCGCCGGGAGTGGGGACAGGCCTTGGCCTTTCCGTGTCCTATTTCATCATCACCCGCAGCCACGATGGGCAGATGCGGCTGGAATCGCGCCCGGGTCAGGGCACGCGTTTTATCATCGAACTTCCGCTCTCGGGGCCCGGCCCGCAAAAGGAGGACGAGTGCATTCACGACTCATGA
- a CDS encoding response regulator, translating to MHSRLMIIDDEEHIRSALACFLEDFEDFHVRSAHSAELALQELQREQADLCIVDIRLPAMNGPEFIRVCREQGLCRHHILHTGSTDFRRYVDIETLGMCDDDVFQKPCDSMVMLERIRKVLRES from the coding sequence GTGCATTCACGACTCATGATCATCGATGACGAAGAGCATATCCGCAGCGCCCTGGCCTGTTTTCTGGAGGACTTTGAGGATTTTCACGTTCGGTCAGCGCATTCGGCGGAATTGGCCCTGCAGGAGTTGCAGCGGGAGCAGGCGGATCTCTGTATTGTCGACATCCGCCTGCCGGCCATGAACGGACCGGAGTTCATTCGTGTTTGCCGGGAGCAGGGGCTCTGCCGTCACCATATCCTGCACACCGGCTCCACGGACTTTCGCCGTTATGTCGACATCGAAACGCTGGGAATGTGCGATGACGACGTGTTCCAGAAGCCCTGCGACAGCATGGTCATGCTGGAGCGGATTCGGAAGGTGCTACGCGAAAGTTGA
- a CDS encoding YdiU family protein gives MFPQDHNSFASQGWNFDNTYALLPESLFVRQRPTPVKKPGLALFNPELAASLGLDAASLDGPDGAAVFTGNRLPAGADPIAQAYAGHQFGHFTMLGDGRAILLGEHITPSGERFDIQLKGSGQTPFSRRGDGRAALGPMLREYIISEAMHALGIPTTRSLAVATTGEPVYRETTQAGAVLTRVASSHIRVGTFEYLAARSKTDDLRILAEYTIRRHYPELAEAKNPFLELLRAVMERQAVLVTSWLHVGFIHGVMNTDNMALCGESIDYGPCAFMNAYDPGTVFSSIDRDGRYAYGNQPSITQWNLTRLAETLLPLLHEKEEKATQMAQEALEEVPALFRRHWTRGMRAKLGLFTAEDDDAALAQNLLKLMQDNGADYTLTLRGLTGETPEGSFFRDPGFLHWQEQWKARLARQHETLEQSRTLMRAHNPAIIPRNHRVEEALEAATLRNDFEPVKRLLNALSRPYEDRPEHASYRAPGLLDTGYRTFCGT, from the coding sequence ATGTTTCCTCAAGATCACAATTCATTCGCCAGCCAAGGCTGGAACTTCGACAATACCTACGCCCTGCTGCCCGAATCGCTCTTCGTGCGCCAAAGGCCCACCCCGGTGAAAAAACCCGGTCTTGCTCTCTTTAATCCCGAACTGGCGGCGTCCCTGGGACTTGATGCGGCCAGCCTAGATGGCCCGGACGGTGCCGCCGTTTTTACTGGCAACCGCCTCCCCGCAGGCGCGGACCCCATCGCCCAAGCCTACGCGGGGCATCAATTCGGGCACTTCACCATGCTCGGCGACGGACGCGCCATCCTACTGGGCGAACACATCACGCCCAGCGGCGAACGTTTCGACATCCAGCTCAAGGGCTCGGGCCAGACCCCCTTTTCCCGGCGCGGCGACGGGCGCGCGGCCCTTGGCCCCATGCTCCGTGAATACATCATCAGCGAGGCCATGCACGCCCTCGGCATCCCGACCACGCGCAGCCTCGCGGTGGCGACCACCGGCGAACCCGTATATCGCGAAACGACCCAGGCGGGAGCCGTGCTGACCCGCGTGGCGAGCAGCCACATCCGCGTCGGAACCTTCGAGTACCTTGCGGCGCGCAGCAAGACAGACGACCTGCGCATCCTGGCCGAATACACCATCCGCCGCCATTATCCGGAGCTTGCCGAGGCCAAAAACCCTTTTCTTGAACTGCTGCGCGCGGTCATGGAGCGTCAAGCCGTACTTGTGACCAGTTGGCTGCATGTCGGCTTCATCCACGGGGTCATGAACACCGACAACATGGCCCTGTGCGGCGAAAGCATCGACTATGGGCCGTGCGCCTTCATGAACGCATACGACCCGGGCACGGTGTTCAGTTCCATCGACCGCGACGGCCGCTATGCCTACGGCAACCAGCCCTCCATCACCCAATGGAACCTGACCCGCCTGGCCGAAACCCTGCTCCCGCTGCTGCATGAAAAAGAGGAAAAAGCCACGCAGATGGCACAGGAGGCCCTGGAAGAAGTCCCGGCATTGTTCAGACGGCATTGGACCCGGGGCATGCGGGCCAAGCTTGGCCTCTTCACGGCCGAAGACGATGACGCGGCGCTGGCGCAAAATCTTCTGAAACTCATGCAGGACAACGGCGCGGACTATACCCTGACCCTGCGCGGCCTCACCGGGGAAACTCCCGAGGGGTCATTCTTCCGCGACCCCGGCTTTCTGCACTGGCAGGAACAATGGAAAGCGCGACTGGCGCGGCAGCATGAGACGCTTGAGCAGTCGCGCACCCTCATGCGCGCGCACAACCCGGCGATCATACCGCGCAACCACCGCGTGGAGGAGGCGCTGGAAGCGGCAACCCTCAGAAATGACTTCGAGCCCGTGAAACGGCTTCTGAACGCCCTGTCCCGCCCCTATGAAGACCGGCCTGAGCACGCGTCCTACCGCGCACCGGGCCTGCTTGACACGGGTTACCGGACGTTCTGCGGCACATGA
- a CDS encoding chemotaxis protein CheX, translating to MSPDLAKPFINATKHVLSATAALDVVAGPPYVKKDKIACGCVSALIGITGDKKGTFCISFDKNTAVHIVRHMLGDAIEDVVQDVQDAMGEITNMISGHARVGMVSMGLKLQGSTPSVIMGDNHSISYRASAQAIAIPFSCQAGKFTLEFCFD from the coding sequence ATGAGCCCCGACCTGGCCAAACCTTTCATCAATGCAACCAAGCATGTACTCTCCGCCACTGCGGCTCTTGATGTTGTGGCCGGGCCTCCCTATGTGAAAAAAGACAAAATCGCCTGCGGTTGCGTCTCTGCGCTGATCGGCATCACCGGAGACAAAAAAGGGACATTTTGCATCTCTTTCGACAAAAATACCGCCGTTCACATAGTCAGGCACATGCTCGGAGACGCCATCGAAGATGTCGTGCAGGACGTGCAGGATGCCATGGGCGAAATCACGAACATGATCTCCGGTCATGCCCGAGTCGGCATGGTGAGCATGGGCCTCAAGCTGCAAGGATCTACCCCGTCGGTCATCATGGGAGACAACCACTCCATCTCCTACCGCGCCTCGGCCCAGGCCATCGCCATCCCGTTCTCCTGTCAGGCCGGGAAATTCACCCTGGAATTCTGTTTCGACTAG
- a CDS encoding PA2779 family protein has protein sequence MNRQKWFFNTQVCWPILVAYLFIAFIPSNADAFLAQSRLSSGEVITERSADIASIQTALENKVVTQRLADYGLTPDEVNAKLGSLSDEQLHQLASLSGDVGGGIVGAVIAVLLVILLVVLILHFSGKRIVIS, from the coding sequence ATGAATCGACAAAAGTGGTTTTTCAATACGCAGGTGTGTTGGCCTATTCTGGTCGCCTATCTCTTCATCGCATTCATTCCTTCCAACGCCGATGCTTTCCTGGCGCAAAGCCGCCTTTCTTCGGGCGAGGTCATTACCGAGCGAAGCGCCGATATCGCTTCCATCCAGACCGCTCTGGAAAACAAGGTCGTGACCCAGAGACTGGCGGATTACGGATTGACCCCGGATGAGGTGAACGCGAAGCTCGGTTCGCTCTCCGATGAGCAGTTGCACCAGTTGGCCAGCCTCTCAGGTGACGTGGGCGGCGGCATTGTCGGTGCGGTCATCGCCGTGCTGCTGGTCATTTTGCTGGTGGTCCTCATTCTGCACTTCAGCGGTAAGCGCATTGTCATCAGCTAG
- a CDS encoding cysteine peptidase family C39 domain-containing protein produces MAMLVMVGCVQRPAFQPDREITARTVRLEVPFVPQTQSNDCGPSALSAVLAFHGRDVSMDEVTRRVFTPVLERTLLSDMENYAGSLGFSTRSGRGDLARLRGWIDAGHPVILMLNMGGRMFSQGHYVVVYGHDPDGFLMHIGTRAEMYLPDQALLEGWEPMNRLYLVVE; encoded by the coding sequence ATGGCGATGCTTGTGATGGTGGGGTGCGTCCAGCGCCCCGCTTTTCAGCCGGATCGGGAAATAACCGCCCGCACGGTGCGTCTGGAAGTTCCTTTTGTCCCCCAGACCCAAAGCAACGACTGTGGTCCGTCAGCCCTGTCCGCCGTGCTCGCGTTCCATGGCCGGGATGTGTCCATGGATGAGGTGACGCGACGCGTCTTCACCCCGGTGCTGGAGCGGACGCTGCTTTCGGACATGGAGAACTACGCCGGGTCGCTCGGCTTCTCGACCCGCTCCGGTCGCGGCGACCTGGCCCGGCTCAGGGGCTGGATCGACGCAGGCCATCCCGTTATCCTTATGCTCAACATGGGCGGAAGGATGTTCAGCCAAGGCCATTACGTGGTGGTGTATGGTCATGATCCGGACGGGTTCCTGATGCATATCGGGACCAGAGCAGAGATGTACCTGCCGGACCAGGCGCTGCTTGAGGGTTGGGAGCCCATGAACCGTCTTTATCTTGTCGTGGAGTGA
- a CDS encoding tetratricopeptide repeat protein, with protein MRRAFFLVFFLALALAGCATPRIVVLSDPLDAREHNDLGASYETSGELDLALKAYETAAAKDRSWDQPLINLGNVHSAQGDWMQAAASYRQALKRNPENSEAMNNLAYALVNLDESREALEWSSKAVQAEPGNPLFRATLAQALAGTGETETALALLAETLEILSAGDPLREKIAALRDQIENSAP; from the coding sequence GTGCGTCGTGCATTCTTTCTTGTCTTCTTTTTGGCCCTTGCGCTGGCCGGTTGCGCCACGCCCCGGATCGTCGTGCTTTCCGACCCGCTGGACGCCCGCGAACACAACGATCTGGGCGCTTCGTACGAGACCTCCGGAGAACTGGATCTGGCCCTCAAAGCTTATGAAACGGCCGCAGCCAAGGATCGTTCCTGGGACCAGCCGCTTATCAATCTGGGTAACGTGCATTCGGCCCAAGGGGATTGGATGCAGGCGGCGGCCAGTTACCGGCAGGCCCTGAAACGCAATCCCGAAAACTCCGAGGCCATGAACAATCTGGCCTATGCGCTCGTGAACCTGGATGAGTCGCGCGAGGCCCTGGAATGGTCCTCCAAGGCCGTGCAGGCCGAGCCCGGCAACCCGCTCTTCCGGGCGACCCTGGCCCAGGCCTTGGCGGGAACCGGAGAAACGGAGACGGCGCTGGCACTCCTGGCCGAAACTCTGGAAATCCTCTCCGCCGGTGATCCCCTGCGTGAGAAGATAGCCGCTCTGCGCGACCAGATCGAAAACTCCGCCCCCTGA
- a CDS encoding AmiS/UreI family transporter yields MTLVLLVTIAMLWFPIGLFYFGQGDAKTCGAIAGFVGIITCIGGIIHATPLFGSDAFTATLLIPFGIVYLTISYCMLNGIEDLRSLGNLSLMMAIILAIAAYFYFTGGGIKPDGTSFIGKSLYLGCMMIAFVVLTVAVWAVTYGKLSPKALGALLIILSFLGLLVPAYDLIGFGKLPF; encoded by the coding sequence ATGACTTTGGTACTGCTTGTGACAATTGCCATGTTGTGGTTTCCGATCGGACTCTTTTACTTTGGCCAAGGGGATGCAAAAACCTGCGGCGCGATTGCCGGTTTCGTGGGCATAATAACGTGTATCGGCGGAATAATTCATGCAACGCCTCTGTTTGGGAGCGACGCATTTACAGCAACATTGCTGATTCCCTTTGGCATTGTGTATCTTACAATCTCGTACTGCATGCTGAACGGAATCGAAGACCTGCGCTCTCTGGGCAACCTGAGCTTGATGATGGCGATCATTTTGGCCATTGCCGCGTATTTTTACTTCACCGGCGGGGGCATCAAGCCCGACGGAACGTCATTCATCGGCAAGAGTCTTTATCTTGGCTGCATGATGATTGCCTTTGTGGTGCTGACGGTCGCGGTCTGGGCCGTGACGTATGGAAAACTGTCACCCAAGGCATTGGGCGCACTCCTTATTATTCTATCATTCCTCGGCCTGCTCGTACCCGCGTATGACCTCATCGGATTTGGCAAGCTGCCATTCTAG
- a CDS encoding methyl-accepting chemotaxis protein: protein MNIRNKLVLIIFSLWVAGSALLVLLSYHTANNQQLESIRTRVRDYAALGAMSLPVEDHAMLANPEDENSEAYTRVVEALRRVRDNSSDLHFVYTVRKGENGSVIFVGDAEESEEDKSHIGEVYEDVSPLMQQAVHGLTEPSVENEFYEDQWGTFLSAYAPIVTADGRQDGVLGVDISIDKVSTMSRELLWRMAMSFGIITVAMIPGILFFARGMVRPIKDCVTFTDHLAQGDFSRQVPEEMRRRGDELGDLARSYQTMIGNTRDLIQSLNAGIQTVSASVGSLTAFSEASTRSVHTLAEKSSTATTAADELSKDTIAVASSMQQTSANLDSVAAATEEMTSTITEIAENTEHARTTTDQFSGQVENFAALLRDLGASAQDIGKVTEAISGISSQTNLLALNATIEAARAGEAGRGFAVVANEIKELAKQTADATDDIKAKISGIQNAAGNAVADMDKIVLAIHELSTFVSTIAAAIEQQSAVTRELATNIAEATGGVQDTSSLASEMSSASGKIATDIAGVDAVASDIRSGCHELRTNVEDLTNLAGQLQTLVGHFKA from the coding sequence ATGAACATCAGAAACAAGCTCGTCCTCATCATCTTTTCCTTGTGGGTTGCCGGATCTGCTTTGCTGGTCCTGCTTTCCTATCACACAGCCAACAACCAGCAATTGGAAAGCATCCGCACCAGGGTTCGCGATTATGCGGCACTTGGGGCCATGAGCCTCCCGGTGGAAGATCATGCCATGCTGGCCAATCCCGAGGATGAAAACTCGGAAGCGTACACACGGGTGGTTGAAGCATTGCGCCGCGTTCGCGACAACAGTTCGGACCTCCACTTTGTCTATACGGTGCGTAAAGGGGAAAACGGGTCGGTCATTTTTGTCGGCGATGCGGAGGAAAGCGAGGAGGACAAATCGCATATCGGCGAAGTCTACGAGGATGTGTCGCCACTGATGCAGCAGGCCGTACACGGGTTGACGGAACCGTCCGTTGAAAACGAATTCTACGAGGACCAGTGGGGGACGTTCCTCAGCGCCTACGCGCCCATCGTCACTGCCGACGGGCGACAGGACGGGGTGCTGGGCGTCGATATCTCCATCGACAAGGTCAGCACCATGTCCCGTGAGTTGCTCTGGCGCATGGCGATGTCTTTTGGCATCATCACTGTAGCCATGATCCCCGGCATCCTCTTTTTCGCCCGTGGCATGGTCCGCCCCATCAAGGACTGCGTGACCTTCACGGACCATCTGGCTCAAGGCGACTTTTCCCGCCAAGTGCCCGAAGAAATGCGTCGCCGGGGCGACGAACTGGGCGACCTGGCGCGTTCGTACCAAACCATGATCGGCAACACCCGCGACCTTATCCAGAGCTTGAACGCCGGGATACAGACGGTCTCGGCATCCGTGGGCAGCCTCACCGCTTTCAGCGAGGCATCGACGCGCAGCGTGCATACCCTGGCCGAAAAGAGTTCCACCGCGACGACGGCGGCGGACGAGTTGAGCAAGGACACCATCGCCGTTGCATCCAGCATGCAACAGACCTCCGCCAACCTGGACAGCGTGGCGGCGGCCACGGAAGAAATGACCTCAACCATCACCGAGATCGCAGAAAACACCGAACACGCCCGCACCACCACGGACCAGTTTTCGGGCCAGGTGGAAAATTTCGCGGCCCTGCTGCGCGACCTTGGCGCTTCCGCCCAGGACATCGGCAAGGTCACAGAGGCCATCTCCGGCATCTCATCCCAAACCAATCTACTGGCTCTCAATGCGACCATCGAGGCCGCCCGGGCCGGCGAAGCCGGACGCGGATTCGCAGTAGTCGCCAATGAAATCAAAGAATTGGCCAAACAAACCGCCGACGCCACTGACGACATCAAGGCCAAAATAAGCGGTATCCAAAACGCTGCGGGCAATGCCGTGGCAGACATGGACAAAATCGTACTGGCCATCCACGAATTGAGCACCTTCGTATCCACCATCGCGGCGGCCATCGAGCAACAATCCGCCGTGACTCGCGAACTGGCCACCAACATCGCCGAAGCCACGGGAGGAGTACAGGACACAAGCTCCCTGGCCTCGGAAATGTCCTCCGCCTCCGGAAAAATCGCGACCGACATTGCCGGGGTGGATGCGGTGGCCTCGGACATCCGCTCCGGTTGTCACGAACTACGGACCAACGTCGAGGATCTGACCAACCTGGCGGGACAGCTGCAGACGCTGGTCGGGCATTTCAAGGCCTGA
- a CDS encoding redox-sensing transcriptional repressor Rex: protein MANTRKRPKADKKNLIIRRMSIYLRTLDHLQNKGVKVISSADFERIDGVTQSLVRRDFAEFGSFGVRGLGYHVPELREQIARIIGADRHWKVALIGAGGLGSVLMHSASFKKRNLEVVQIFDHASASVGTSIEGIPVHGIANLEHELDASRIDLAIIAVPPPEVQGVIDRLSQIGVRGALYFASRSVRVPENMVVLNMDITVELGVLTYQLQES, encoded by the coding sequence ATGGCAAACACGAGAAAACGCCCCAAGGCCGACAAGAAGAATCTCATCATCCGCCGCATGTCCATCTACTTGCGTACGCTGGATCATCTTCAGAACAAGGGCGTGAAAGTCATTTCGTCTGCGGACTTCGAGAGGATTGACGGCGTGACCCAGAGTTTGGTCCGTCGGGATTTCGCCGAGTTTGGCTCCTTCGGGGTCAGGGGGCTTGGCTACCATGTGCCGGAGTTGCGCGAGCAGATTGCCCGGATTATCGGGGCGGACCGGCACTGGAAGGTCGCCCTGATCGGTGCCGGGGGCCTGGGCAGCGTGCTCATGCATTCGGCGTCCTTCAAGAAGCGAAACCTCGAGGTGGTCCAGATTTTCGACCACGCCAGCGCCAGCGTGGGCACGTCCATCGAGGGCATTCCTGTTCACGGGATTGCCAATCTCGAACACGAGCTGGACGCAAGCCGCATCGATCTGGCCATCATCGCCGTCCCCCCGCCGGAAGTTCAAGGCGTCATCGACCGCCTTTCACAGATTGGTGTGCGCGGAGCCCTCTATTTCGCTTCCCGCTCGGTGCGGGTCCCGGAAAACATGGTGGTGCTGAACATGGACATCACCGTGGAACTCGGGGTGCTGACGTACCAGTTGCAGGAATCCTGA
- a CDS encoding TIGR04211 family SH3 domain-containing protein, protein MLVIIAVLLAVGVAHAQPAYVTDVFEITLRSGPTNSNKILKMLPSSTPVEVLRTDKDWSLVRSDGVEGWVLARYLTRTAPAALQVERFAKENETLRAKMAEMTEKTSATAGENQALLDRLNSAESELASLKQRYAELEQGSKAYVDLKRAHDELLALQAETAQRAEALEMKNRDLSGDTQFRWFLTGAGVVGASLLFGLVLGRMQRKKTGRMFA, encoded by the coding sequence ATGCTGGTTATAATTGCGGTGTTGCTGGCCGTGGGCGTAGCTCACGCGCAGCCCGCCTACGTGACCGACGTTTTCGAGATAACGTTGCGCTCGGGACCGACCAATAGCAACAAGATCCTGAAGATGCTGCCGTCCAGCACGCCTGTGGAAGTGCTCAGAACCGACAAGGACTGGTCCCTTGTACGGAGCGACGGCGTGGAAGGCTGGGTGCTGGCGCGGTATCTGACCAGGACGGCTCCGGCCGCCCTGCAAGTGGAGCGGTTCGCCAAGGAGAATGAAACCCTGCGTGCCAAGATGGCCGAGATGACCGAGAAGACTTCCGCCACTGCCGGCGAGAACCAGGCCCTGCTGGACCGCCTGAACAGCGCCGAATCGGAGCTGGCCTCCTTGAAACAGCGGTATGCCGAACTGGAACAGGGATCAAAAGCCTATGTGGACTTGAAGAGAGCGCATGACGAACTCCTCGCGCTCCAGGCGGAAACGGCGCAGCGTGCGGAAGCCCTGGAGATGAAGAACAGGGATCTGAGCGGTGACACGCAGTTCCGCTGGTTCCTCACCGGCGCGGGCGTCGTCGGCGCCAGCCTGCTTTTCGGTCTGGTTCTGGGCCGCATGCAGCGCAAGAAAACAGGCCGCATGTTCGCTTGA